The DNA sequence TTTAAAATCTGGACATTCTCCAGTTTCGCCAGATTGATGAGTTCGTCAAGCATGAGCGAACCCAAACCCTGATTGCGATAAGGACGTGAGACAAAAATCCGGATCTCGCCGATATGCTTGCTGGCATGTTTGCCTCGATGGAGGGTAGCGTCCGCCATCAGACCGTTATCTTCCATATTAACCGCCACCAGGGGCAGCACCTTCTGATAGTTGATATGGTCAATCCAGGATTGAATAAGTTTCGGATTCTTAACATCTTGTTTCAGAAACCGAATGTCCTCTTCCGGTGCTTCCATAAAGAGTCTCAGCAGATTATCCCGGTCCTGCTGATTTAGAAGCCTGAACATGACCCGCTGGCCGCTACGCAACGTCACAAATTTTCGATACGTGGCATAATTAATCATTGCCGACCCCGTATTACATGATCTTGTTTTGTATCATAGCTCATCGCCACAGAATGTCAATATCACCCGCTCCCGGAAACCAGCGGCCAAGCAAGGCTGGTGGGTTTGCCAGCCTTGTCACTTTGAGAAAAATCTACCACCAGCCAGAAGTTGTTTCTCGGATTGATACGTTTCGCAGATTACGGCCAGTAGATTGCCCGAATACGAGTAAAGAGATTATGGCATTGTTATTGCACTAATGAATAAGTAACCTTGAATGAGGATGTTTTATGCATCTTAGAGAGATTATCAGCACGCTCATGCTCAGTGACTTTTACTTCAGCCTCCCCTTGGTGGAGCGCAAGCAGGTAGTCTTGCGGCTCTGGTCCCAGTATGGGGGCGAGTTCGGTCCACCAGTGCGCTGGTCTGGTCAGAATGAAAGTTTACCGAGCTTTGGCCATCTCAGCCCTCCCGAAAAGGCCGGGTATGAACCGTTGCCGCCTGCCGGTTTCTGAGCGGGAGGGTTGGGTGCCAAACATGCAGGATTATCGGCAAGGCGCCCAGACGCCTCCGTTTGTCGACTTGTGGTCGAAAAGCAATCGTTTCCTGGTGTGTTAAAAATGCCCCACTATTTTGGTAAAAATACCATTTTTAGCCTGACCATCCCTCCTGAAAGCCTGGATTGATAATCCCTTGTCCCACCTGCTCTCCCGGAAAAAATTTTTTTAAAGAATTTTCTTTTTAATTATTAGTATTCTAGCTTTTTTTCATAAGATAATTTTTCCCTCGTTGCGAAAATAGCCGAAAATAAGAGATTAGGTCTGGTCCAAAAAATTTTCCGTCAGGATCTACTATCCGGTTTACCTGCCGTAACCATTACACAATTTTCCTAAACGTGTTTTTAACTAGTTACTTATGTTCTTTTTATCTCTAATCTTTCTGCCT is a window from the Desulfobacca acetoxidans DSM 11109 genome containing:
- a CDS encoding GNAT family N-acetyltransferase — its product is MINYATYRKFVTLRSGQRVMFRLLNQQDRDNLLRLFMEAPEEDIRFLKQDVKNPKLIQSWIDHINYQKVLPLVAVNMEDNGLMADATLHRGKHASKHIGEIRIFVSRPYRNQGLGSLMLDELINLAKLENVQILKAEVLTDHRGVMRAFKAKGFEMKCILDDFFLRRDGMTHDVALLIRPVVRREEAEF